GTCTGGTAAATGTCGGCAATGATAAGGTGCGGCTCAATCTTGTGCCGGTTGATTTTGTGGTCGAGGCGATCGCCGCCCTCGCCCGCGATAAGCAGGCCATCGGCAAGACGATAGCCATCGCCGACCCGACGCCAATGACGACCGCCGAGCTTTTTGACGCGATCGCCCACGATATGACCGGCCGCAAGTCAGAGTTTAGCCCGCCCGTTAAGCTCACCGAGTGGTTTCTGAATACGCGTATCTCGCCGCCGCTGACCGGTCTGCCGCACGCCGGCGTACCATACTTTTTTATCTCGCAGACCTACGACACCGCCATCGCCGACGAACTGCTTGCTCCGCACGGCATCGTCTGCCCGCGTTTTGGCGACTACGTCGGCAATCTGCTCGATTTTGTCGAGGAGTTTCCCCAGCTTTAGGGCGCCGCCGCAAGCAAAGATTTGCGGCGTTTGGGCATCATACCGGCTTATGAAGCGTTTCATTGCCACGATCGTCGCTCGGTCCGCCGTTGCTCTTGCGATCGTTATCATCTCGTCCGCCGCCACCCTCGCCCAGAGCGGACGCGTCCAGTCCACCCCAACACCGACGCCCGCCGACGATACCGTCCGCATTACGACCGAGGAGATCAAGCTCACCGTCCTCGCCTTTGACGAAAACGGCAAATTCTATTCCGGCGTCACCGAAAACGACCTTGTGATATCCGAAAATGACCGTCTGCATCAGCCCACAAGCGTGCGGCGTTTGCCAGCCAATGTGCTCATCGTCCTCGACACCGGCGGCGAACTCCGCGCCGTCAAGAGCCTCGATAAAACGCGCGCCGTCGCCCGCGCCGTTGCGCGATCCCTCGCACCAGACGATTCGGTCGCCGTTATGCAGTACAGCGACAAACCCGAGATCGTCGACGAATGGACCACCGACCGTACGCAAACTCTCGCCGCCATTAGCCGTAAGACAAACTTCGGCCGCCGCTCCGCTTTTGTGGACGCGATCACTATGGCGACCGACTTTCTGCTTCGCACTCCGCTCGAAAATCGCCACCTTGTACTCATCACCGATGGCACCGACAGCCAGGGGCGTTCGTCGGCTAAATTTGACGCTTTTCAGCGTCTGCTTACGACCGACATCACCGTCCACGTGCTTAGCTATACCCTTATGGAGACCGGCGATATCGAACCGCGCACCAAGAGCATCTCAAACTCGCCGCCGCCCAAAGCGATGCCCGACGAGGTCGCCGCCGGCTTACCAAACGGCGTCCGCGATGTCGCCACCGCCCCGCGCGCCAAGACCATCACCCTCGATCGCACGCTTATCAAAAAGATGAAGTCGCGCAAGGCCGACCTAGAGGACAGCCAGGACCGCCTCGAGCGCCTAGCCGAAAACACTAACGGCGAATTCGTCCTACCGCTCTCGCCCGACGAAATGGAGTCGAAAGCCCCACTCGTCGCCCGTATGATCGACTCTTCATACGTCGTCACCTATATGCCCAAGATCCCTGTCATCGATACCCGCGGTATCGCGGAACGGGTCATCCAAGTAATGTCAAAACGCCCCGGCCTCATAGTACAGGCCCGCCGCAAACTCCTCGTCGCGACCAAAAACTAGAGCCATTTTCTGTCTTTTCGTCGTTACTCTATTGCAAAAAACTTGATCACCGCTAATCGTACCGATCACTTCACAGCTTAAATGTGACCGCGCATAGTCAATATTTTGTTACCACAGGTCCTTTTTGATTACTCTGTTCATTTGACAAAATTTAGAATAATACTTATTCTAAATACAAGTTGTAACGCTATGGATTTATCACCGATCAAAGAAAAGGGCTTAACGAAACAGCGAGAACTTGTGCTAACGGTTATTCGCTCGAGCAAGAGCCATCTGACAGCGAACGAGGTTTTTGGTGAAGCAAAAACTATTTCGTCAAATATTAGTTTTGCGACCGTTTACAACTCACTCCGTTATCTAAAAGATGCGGGGCACATTGCCGAGATCCAGTTTGGCAATGGTGCGAGTCGATTTGACCGAATTACGCGCCGTCACGATCACGCCATTTGTACCAAGTGCGGTGCGTTGGCTGATATCGAAATGGTTCATCCGGTCAAATTGGTGAGAAAGGCCGCGGAGATCTCAAACTTCAGGCCTGAATCACTTGAGTTTACATTGAGGGGAGTTTGCCCTGATTGCGTTAATAGAGAGTCGTCGGACGACAGTGGCGATGGAGAATTTTAATAATAGCTATTTTGAAAATTCTATTACCAACGTTAACCGGCGGAAAATATTTGAACTAGGAGAATAATAAAATTATGTCAACAGCTACAGGAACTGCTACTGAAAACACCGTCACAATGGCGAAAGTCGGAAAGCCGGCACCGGACTTTAATATGCCGTCGACCAAGAATATGGAAACCTTGGCCGAAAACGTAAAATTGTCGGATTACAAGGGCAAATGGTTGATCCTTATGTTCTATCCGCTCGATTTCACATTTGTTTGCCCGACCGAGCTTACTGCTTTTTCGGATCGCCTCGACGAATTGAATGGTGTCGGAGCAGAAGTGATCGGCATTTCAACCGATTCGGTTCATTCACACCGTGCGTGGATCAAGACTCCGCGAGACAAAAACGGAATCGAGGGGTTGAAGTACCCGCTTGCATCTGATGTCGGCGGTAAACTTTCGCGTGCGTACAACATCCTGGTTGAGGAAGCCAACATCGCGCTTCGCGGCCTGTACATCATCAATCCGGATGGCGTACTTCAGTACGCGGTAGTGCACGATCTGAACATCGGACGTTCGGTCGACGAGACGCTTCGTGTTCTGCAAGGGTTGCAGACGGGCGGATTGTGCTCGGCCGATTGGAAGCCGGGTCAGGAAAATTTGAAAGTGTAGTTTAGAGGGTTCGCTCGGTTTGGCGGGTTGACCGATCAGTCGACCCGCCAAATTTTGCAACGGACTTACTCGTATTACTAAGGAGAAATTAATATGCCAATGAGAATTGGAGATGCTATGCCGGATCTAGACGGGGCGACTACCTGGTTTAACGGCACAGCGGAGCAAATAGCTGAGCACGTCAAAGGCAAGCCTACGCTTGTTCATTTTTGGGCAGTCTCGTGCGGTATCTGTAAAGATAAGATGCCGGCACTGAATGATATCAAAGCGAAGTACGGCGAACTGGGCCTACGGACTGTTGCGGTACATATGCCCCGATATGAGGCCGATACGGATCTTGAGACGGTGAAAGAAGCGATCGAGGCTAACCATATCGTCGAACCGACTGCCGTGGATAGCCTGCACAAACTCAAGGACGCCTTCCTGAATGAACAGGGATGGGTTCCGGTTTATTATTTATTTGACGCCGAGGGGAAATTGAAGACGCGTGCTGCCGGCGAATTCGGTATCGGCGTGCTTCAGACGGCTCTTGATAAAATGTTTGCGACGCAGGGTGCTGCGGCTTAATACGAATTTATTAAATAACGGCGCTTGTCACGACTTAACGGTCTGATGAGCGCCTTTTTGCGGTTCAATTAGTATTGGTCTACTAGAATCCGTTTGAGATAGTCCAGATCAACCACCCAAGAATATAGAAACTGAGGAATATTGAACTTAGCAGGATCAATATCAGAGTCCCGATCAGTCCAAATACAAAAAGATAATCGCTGGTCGTCCCTTCCCCTTGACCAGCGGCGCGCGTCCGGATCAAGTCCATATTTTGTTTATTGGAGCGCCACACGAAGTCAAAAGCGTCGCCAATGAACGGAACCATCCCGACGACATAATCCAGACCAATATTGAAGGCCATTCGGAGAAGCGTGATCTTTGGAACACCGTATCGAACTCCGGCAAACAGAATATAGAATGAAGCGAATGACGTGATCGTATCGCCGACGTTCGGGATCAGCCCGATTACGGCGTCGAGCCCAAACCGCCACCCCGTGCCGGGCACGCGAAAAAGGCCATCCAGATAATGGGCCAGGTTATCCAGGCCTTCTTCGATCTCGACCTGCTTTTGGATCTTATCCATAAGAAATATCAATTGCGGCGGATCGGCGGATTATTACGGACTACTTCCCAATTATCTTTACTGTCAAGATCTTGTCACCGCGGGCAAGACTATCTACGACTTTCATATCCGTTTCGTTCACGTGTCCAAACACCGTATAACCGCCGTCGAGGTGCGGTTGCGGTGAGTGTGTGACGAACCACTGCGAGCCACCCGTATCCTTGCCTGACAAAGCCATACCGACGGCACCGCGGTCATACGGCAGCATATTGACCTCGCAGCGGATCGACCAACCCGGACCGCCGTTGCCGTCACCGCGAGGGTCGCCATCCTGCATAACAAAGTTGGGCACGACGCGATGCACCTCGAGGCCGTTAAAGTAACCCGTACGGGCAAGATGGATCCAATTATCGACGGTTAGTGGGGCTTGTTCAGGAGCGAATTCTATCGAAAATGTGCCCTTTTCCGTCGTTAGTACCGCCTTGACCGAGCCGTTCTTTCGCGAAAGCGCCCGTCGATAGTCAGCATCATTATTCATAACCACCCCAAGAGTAGTTGCAAAAACTGACGAATACGGCAATACCTGATCTTTCTTTTTCGACTTGGCGGCGGCGAGCGAGACGGCAATACCTGGAGACTGCATTTGGAGTTCCTTATCGTTCAATAGTTCAAATGCTTTTCTGCGAATAACGTAATCTTGATCGTTGAGTGCCATTAGCAGCGAACCGACCGCTGCCTTTTTGTCTAGCTTTGTGAGAGCGTCCAAGATCGCTATTTTCGCATCGCTGTCGAATTTGTCGGTAATCATCGCGGCCGCAGATGCCGCTTTTAGAGCGTCGATATTTTCTTTCGATGCCGGAAGGTCGGCGATCGCACCGGCAGCGGCAGCACGGATAAATACGTCGCTATTTGTCAGTTGTCCGCGAAGGACTTCGGGCAAATTATCCGGCTTGAGGGCTGCGAGCGAACCGGTCAGATCGGGCATCGATTTGAGCATTGTGGCTTGATCTGCCGGACGAACACCGGTGGCCATACCCGAGACGAATTTAGTCAACGTCTCGCCCGCTTTGGCGGTCATCATATCGTCCTTAAGGCTTGCAATCTCGGCAAGTCCCTGACCGTATGCCGATGCGATATGAAAATTCTGATAACTTCCGTCAGGACGAGTTAGCAATAGATATGCCTTTGGTGCGACACGCGCTAATGCGATCTCGGTCTCGGGGGATTCAAAATTGTCGGCCTCGCGAAGATTGGAAAGAAATGAGATCGCCGCGGGTTTTTCGGTATTGGCTAAAAGGCGTCCAACAGTTGTCGCGATCTCAAGCAGTTCATTTTTCGGGATCGGAACTTCAATCGGCTTCAGGTCATCGACCTTTTGTCCCGGCCGTATAGGTCCCGGATCGCCGTGGACCCGTATAAGCATCTCGTTTCCGCGTTCGATCAGTTTGTCGGCGGCCTGATGGTCTTTCAAGGCGGCGAGCGAGCGTATGGCGGAAACCCGTACACGTAGATCCTGATCGCTTATCGCCGTCTTTAGCAGCAGGTCGAATGCACCTTTGTCTTCCGCTGCACCAAGCACCCGAGCGGCGTTTGCCCTCACGGTAGGATCTTTGTGATCAGCCAGAAGTTCGCGAACCTCGGCATTGGCGTTCTTTGCGCGAAGCCGCGTAAGCGTATTCAGAGCGACTGCTACGACACGCGGATCTGAAAAGCGAATAAAGTTTTTGACCGAATCCGCCCCACCTTCGGGACGTGCCCGCAGAATAGCAGTCAGCGAAAGCGATACGATCCCCACGTGCGCCGCTGATCGCTTATTGTGTTCGAAGTCTAAGATCGCGACGATCGCTTTCCCAAGCGATTTCGAGCGTTCATCCTTTGGGTTTGCCGCAGCGATCTTGCCTGCGGCTTCGACCGAACGGGCGATTGTGCCCGATGCGGTTCCGCGAGGACGTTTGTCCGGATCCAGAATTTTAAGAATCGCATCGGTAGCATTGATCGATTCGATCTCGCCTATCGCGAACGCGGCCATCTCACGAACTTCTTGCGACACGTCGCTTTCGAGCAAACCGGTCAAAACAGCGATCGCCCGTTCGTTACCTATACGTCCGGCGGCGAGTGCGGTCCGCTTTCGGACATCCGCGTCAGGTGATTTCATTAGGATCTCAAGCTGTGGTCCGTAGGCCCTTGAGTCTTCGGCCCTGACGATCTTTATAAGGGTAGCGGTTGGCACCTGAGCAGCAAAATGGCCGCTAGCAAGGAGGGCGAATGTTACAGATAAGATCAGTTTAGTTATGGAGTTTTTCATTGGGGATCAAAAGCTCTTGTATTGGTTATTACAGATAGGTTGAAAATGTATGTCCAGGCTCGCAAATTCAGTTTACCTTAACAACCGTCCAATGGGTTTGCGATATTGGATCGATTTGCGCCCTTTACGTTAATATCCGTCGTTAATAGGGAATCGTCAACAAATGGCTCTATAGATAACTTGCCTATGCGGTTTTTGGGGTCAAAATCTGTCCCAAACGGGTCAAAAACTACGAAAAGGACCTATTATTTCGCTCAAAAATGCCCCGATTTTAGCTGTTTTTGTCCCAAAAGCGGTCCAAAATGGCCCATTTTGTCCCAAATGGACCACCTTTTGGGACACCTAAACGCCTTCAAACGCCTATAAAACCTACGTTTCCTAAAATCTGCCCTGTCCCATTCGCCCGCAATGGACCACGGTGGGCCACAAATTGGACCGTATCTTAGACCTCTTTGATCTCGTAGCTTGTCGTGATCTCCGCAGTTGGCCGCACGGTTGCCGCAACCGAGCAGTACTTGGTATCCGACAGTTCGATTGCCCGTTCGACAGCATCCGCCGAAACACTACGTCCGTGCACGATATGGTGAACGTGGAACGCGGTAAATTTACGAGGATGATCGTCGGCACGTGTGCCGCTGATCTCGACGTTATAGTCAGTCACATCCTGTCGCTTCTTTTGCAAGATCGAGATGACATCGGCCGCCGTACAGGCTGCAACGGACACCAAAAGCATTTCCATCGGCGTCGGTGCCGCGTGCCTATCACCTTTAGTATCAATAGCTTGGGCGTGTCCACTTGGGCTCGTGCCGATAAAGAATTCGTCGCCGGCGTACTGTACGGTCGCCTTTAATGCATTTTCTGCCATATCATTCTCCTGTGTGTCTTTTGTGATTTTATCACATCGGTATGCGAGCCGAAGTATCACTGGAACAACCATTGGCACGAAAAATGCTACATACTTAGTAGGGTTCGTGTGCGCGCCCGACGCTCAGTGAGGATAGGATGGAAAATATGAAACGATTCGGAAATTCGTTGGCGATGATCGCAATGATCACAACCATAGTATTTGGAACTGTTGGACTCGCTCAGGCGCAAAAGCGTAATGATCGAGATGTGCGTGACGCGGTTCGGACGCTGTCGTCAAAGCTCGACGATTTTGAATACGACCTGCGGTATCAGATGCAGAGTAGCTCGGACAATAATAGCGATGTTTCGGCCGTGACCGACGACATTCGATCGCTCCGTGACAGCGTAAAGCAGTTTCAGCGCAATCTCGATCAAAAGCGTGAAAATCGCCGTGATGTCGAAGATATGATAACGAATGCCCGACAGATCAATTCGTTCGTGATCACATCCTCGCAAAACCGAAAGATTCAGGATGGTTGGAAAGCGATAACCCAGCAGATAGATCGGATCGGAACTAATTACGGCATATCAAATACCTGGGACGATGAGAATGAATCTCAGCCAGTGGTTGACTATCAGGATAACAATCGCCCAAACACCGTCAGCGTCGGACTTTCCGGCACGTACGATCTCGATCTCACACGCAGTGAGCGGATCGACGATATTCTCGACAATGCCAAGCTTGGCAGCGACGACCGCGAAGATCTGCGTGAAAAGCTGGAAGCGCCGGGCCAGATAGCCATCGACATTCGCGGAGATCGTGTTACGTTGGCAACGACAACCTCAGCGCCTGTGAGCTTTAACGCGGACGGACGTGAAAAGGTGGAACAAGCCGGAAACGGCAAATCGATCCGCCTAAGGGCAACCGTCAGCGGGCAAACCCTGACAGTGTCGAGCATCGGCGGCGACACCGACTATACGATCACATTCACATCTCTTAGCAATGGGCAGGCACTCAAGGTCTCGAGACGCGTGACCACCGGCTATCTTGATCAGACCGTGTTTGCCGAAAGCGTCTATAACAAGTCCGATGCGGTCGCTCGTTTGGGAATCGATCGGGTCGGAAATATTAATGACGCAAACGGCGGATATTCGGACAATGACCAGGGCGGCAACCCGACTTATGGCGGGACACCCTCGACTGTAACGGGACGAACCGGCGATTTTGTCGTGCCGAACGGCGTGGTCATTACCGGCGTTTTGGAGAATGAGATCAATACCAAGGCATCGCAGAACAACGATCGGTTTACTATGACCGTTCAGTCGCCGGATGAATTTCGCGGAGCCAAGATCGAGGGTTACGTGACCGGCGTCGGACGATCGGGTAAGGTAACGGGTCAGTCCAATGTGACATTTAATTTCGAAAAGATCACCCTGCAAGACGGCAAGACCTACGACTTTGCCGCCAATCTGCAGACGATCAAAGATCAGAACGGTAAAACGGTCAAGATCGACAGCGAAGGAAGTGCAAAGGGCGGCAGCCAGACCAAGGAGTCTGTAAAACGCGGCGGCATCGGTGCAGGCCTGGGCGCTTTGATCGGTGTCATCGCCGGCGGTGCCAAGGGTGCCGCGATCGGAGCGATCATCGGCGGCGGTGCCGGTGCAGGGTCGGTCGCCATCCAGGGCCGTGATGATCTGCAGTTGATGAAGGGTTCGACCATCACGGTCACGTCATCATCGCCTTTACGCTCGTCGCAGCCGCAAGATAAATAGCAGAACTATCTCACCAGCAACTGATCAAAAAGGGCGGCCGCACGGTCGCTCTTTTTTTCGCTTAGCTTTCCATCTGCTCCGATCTGCGTTAATCTGCGGTTAAATTCTTATGCGAGAGCTACCCGAAGAGATCGAACTATACCGCGACCGCAAATGGCGTCGCGAGGAGTCGCTAAAGGTTGATACTGCCGATGAGGTCGAGACGATGGTCGAGGATCTGGGCTTCTGTCTTGGCCTGACCGATGTGCGAAAGATGTTGCCGTCGGTCTACATCGCCGTCTGCGGCCGACGCGACGCTCATCTGCCGCGAAACGTGCAAAAGGATTTCGAAGCAAGCCGTGCTTGGGTACTAAAGGATGAGGTGATAGCTCGCGGCAAGGTCTATTACGGAAAGTTGGTCAAGGGCAATTCGATGTTTCTGGCTAAAAGGATGATACCGGTTTTCAACGCAATATGGGGTTGTTCGCGTAAGGGTGAGGCCGGCATTTTGTCTATCGATGCTCAGCGCGTTTTGGCCGTTTTGAGAAAAGAGTGGGAAATGACGACCGGTGACCTCCGCGAAGAGTGCGGCTTTAAGGACAAAAAAGATCTGACTCGGGCAATGGACGAACTGCAACGGCGAATGAAGATCGTCCCACGTGAAGTGGTGTACGTCCCAAAATTTACGTATATCTGGACACCGGCTGAGGCCCGATTTTCCGAAGAAATGGAAATCAGAATGTCCCGGGAAGATGCTGTCCGCGAACTCGCCCGATGCTATTTGCAAATGTGCGGGTTGACGCTGTTAGGCGAACTGTCTGGCAAATTCGGCCTCTCCCGTCGGGAGTCAGGTAAGGCAAATCACGAACTTGTCGATGAGGGATTTGCGAAGCGTCTCACGACCGGTGTCTATAAATTAAAAGAAGTTTAACCGCAGATGAACCCAAATGTGCATAGATCAAAGATCAATAGGGCTTTTCGATCCAACTTATCTGAAAATATCTTGTAAATATCTGTATTCATTTGCGGTCATCTGCGGTTAATTCTTTGTCTAGTACCTCATCAATTCCTGCACAGCTTTTTCCACATCCTCCGACTGCGGCAGGATGAAATCTTCGACCTGCGGAGCGTAGGCTACGAATGTGTCGGTCGCTCCGACGCGGCGAACCGGAGCGTCGAGGTACTCAAAAAGCTCATCAGAGATGCGTGCGGCGATCTCGGCTCCGTAACCGTACGAGATAGGATCTTCGTGAGCGACGATGACGCGCGAGGTCTTTTTAACAGACTCGGCGATCGCTTCCCAATCGTATGGGACGAGCGTACGCAGATCGATCAGTTCGACCGAGATACCTTGTTGCTCGAGCCGCTTGCAAGCCTGATTTGACCGTTCGACCAATGCCCCAAAGGTCACGATGGTCACATCATTGCCCTCGCGGACCTTTTTCGCTTTGCCAAACGGGATAAGGAAATCTTTCGACGGATACTGCGACTTGTTATACACCTGACGATATAGATGCTTGTGCTCAAGGAACAAGACGGGATCGTCACAGCGGATTGCCGTCCGCAGAAGGCCGTTGGCGTCGAGCGCCGTCGATGGATAAGCGATCATCAGACCCGGCGTATGTGCGAAAAGGGTCGTACCCGATTGCGAGTGATACACGGCGCCGCCCTTGAGATACCCGCCGACCGGAACGCGAATGACCATCGGGCATTTCGTGTCGCCGTCAGAGCGCCAACGCGTGACTGCAACCTCGTTGCGGATCTGGTGAAATGCCGGAAAGATATAATCAAAAAATTGGATCTCGACCACCGGCTTTAGATCACGCAGAGCCATACCGACGGCCCGGCCGATAATATTTGCCTCAGCCAGCGGTGAGTTGAAAACGCGAGCCGAGCCAAACTTACGCTGAAGATTTGCCGTCACCTTAAACACGCCGCCCTTGCCCTTGACCAGTTCGAGATACTCCTCTCGCGAACAATCGGCCACGTCCTCGCCGAAGACGACGATGCGCTCGTCACGCTTCATTTCTTCGTGCATACACCGATTGATCAGATCGACCATTGTACCGGCATTACCGTGCAGTTCGGCTCCGTCTTCAGTGTCAAAAAGCTGTCGGTCCGTCGGATCGATATCCGGCGAAAAGACGTTTCGATATGCTGTTTCGGGTGCCGGTTGCGGCGTTTCGATAGCGATATCCGATGCCGTATTGACCTCAGCGTCAACATCCTTTCTGAGCGCCTCGAGCGCCTCCGAGGAGGCAATGCCCTCTGTCATCAAAAATTCGGCAAACTTTCCGATCGGATCGGTCGCCCTATCGGCCTCGAGCTCCTCGGCTGGGCGATAGAGCTTTTCGTCGTCGGAAAGCGAATGTGAATACGGGCGAATTACCTTGGCGTGGACGAAGGCCGGCCCTTTGCGGGCCCGGCAATATTCAACTGCGTTCTTGAATACTTCGTACGACGCAAGCACGTCAGTACCATCGACCTTTTGAATGAGCAGGTCCGGAAAACCAACGACTAACTTCGAGATATCTCCCCCGGCCGTACCGACCTCGACCGGTGTCGAAATAGCGTAGCCGTTGTCCTCGACGACAAAAATGACCGGCAGTTTAAGGTTGCTGGCGGTATTTAGAGCTTCCCACCACTCGCCCTCGCTGGTCGTGCCGTCGCCGACCGACATATAGACGACCTCGTCGCCCTTAAATCCGGTGATCTTTTTTTCAAGGCCCTTGACCAAGCCGGCTCGATAGCTCGCCTCGGCGGCACCGACAGAATGCAGAGCCTGTGTCCCGGTGCAGGACGATTGCGAGGGAACATTCAACTTAGTGCTGCCCCAGTGCGAGGGCATCTGTCGCCCGTGCGAATTCGGGTCAGCCTCGGCCCCGACCGCCGACCAGAGCATTTCCTGGGCCGTCATTCCTAGCCCAAGCATCAAGGCACGATCGCGATAATACGGAAAGAACCAATCGTAACCCGGCTTCATCGCCTGTGCTGCGGCAACAAGTACGCCCTCGTGGCCGGCACCGGAGATCTGGAAAAATATCTTGTTCTGACCCTTGAGCTGAATTTCTTTGTCGTCGACGCGGCGGGACATATACATTGTCCGGTACATCCCCACCATAGTCTTAGCATCAAGTCCGTGATACTTGTTAACTGACGATTTCCCGCCATTCGCTCCGGTCTTTGACGCAGTTTTGGTATTAAGTTTTTTGCTCGCAGTGGCCATTATGATTGATCCTTTATATAACGAATATTAATAGTGGGTTAACATTCTAAAATAGCAAAACTGGCGGATTCGGGCAATTTTGAAACCGCAGGCTGGTAGATGAGCCTCCCCAAGGCCGACGACAAACGGTCGGCCTTGGGAGTCAATTGTGCAGAAAAAATGTAGGTGAAGTTACTAGCGTGAAAGCGATTTCAAGACCCAACCGTCAGGATCAACCGCCGGAGCGGCGCCATTGTAGGTGACCGATCCCTTTCCGCCTTTCATCTCGATCCGTTGACTTTTGCCGCCGATCACCACGTCGACGGGCATTGGAAACGGCATATTATTTGGTGTTTGCCAGCTCAAACTCATTGTGCAATTGCTAGTGCATTCCGGCGTTGTGCTAAACACTAACGTGGGCAGTTTCGGTTGACGCAGGTACAACTCGAAATACCAGTCGAGATTCATCTTGCTTTCCTCGTTGACGATCGTCAAAAAATCATCGGTATTGACAAGGCGTTCCTGGCTGCCGTCAGTGAGCTTTTCCATCGCTTTGGTCGGATATGCCATACGGCGGAGCGAGCGGAAAAATGCGGCGTCGCCGACCAAGTACCGAAGCGTGTGCAAGATGTACGAACCCTTGCCATAAATATCGCCATCAGAATTAACGTAGTCGGGCTCCGACATATACACCTGATAGGTGAGCTTAGGTTCCCGAGGTGCGACGGCTTGCTTATTCTTAAAGCCTCGCTGCCGATTGCGCATCGATCTCATATACGCATCTTTGCCGTGCAGTGT
This is a stretch of genomic DNA from Chloracidobacterium sp.. It encodes these proteins:
- a CDS encoding VWA domain-containing protein, yielding MKRFIATIVARSAVALAIVIISSAATLAQSGRVQSTPTPTPADDTVRITTEEIKLTVLAFDENGKFYSGVTENDLVISENDRLHQPTSVRRLPANVLIVLDTGGELRAVKSLDKTRAVARAVARSLAPDDSVAVMQYSDKPEIVDEWTTDRTQTLAAISRKTNFGRRSAFVDAITMATDFLLRTPLENRHLVLITDGTDSQGRSSAKFDAFQRLLTTDITVHVLSYTLMETGDIEPRTKSISNSPPPKAMPDEVAAGLPNGVRDVATAPRAKTITLDRTLIKKMKSRKADLEDSQDRLERLAENTNGEFVLPLSPDEMESKAPLVARMIDSSYVVTYMPKIPVIDTRGIAERVIQVMSKRPGLIVQARRKLLVATKN
- a CDS encoding transcriptional repressor, which codes for MDLSPIKEKGLTKQRELVLTVIRSSKSHLTANEVFGEAKTISSNISFATVYNSLRYLKDAGHIAEIQFGNGASRFDRITRRHDHAICTKCGALADIEMVHPVKLVRKAAEISNFRPESLEFTLRGVCPDCVNRESSDDSGDGEF
- a CDS encoding peroxiredoxin — encoded protein: MAKVGKPAPDFNMPSTKNMETLAENVKLSDYKGKWLILMFYPLDFTFVCPTELTAFSDRLDELNGVGAEVIGISTDSVHSHRAWIKTPRDKNGIEGLKYPLASDVGGKLSRAYNILVEEANIALRGLYIINPDGVLQYAVVHDLNIGRSVDETLRVLQGLQTGGLCSADWKPGQENLKV
- a CDS encoding TlpA family protein disulfide reductase, which produces MRIGDAMPDLDGATTWFNGTAEQIAEHVKGKPTLVHFWAVSCGICKDKMPALNDIKAKYGELGLRTVAVHMPRYEADTDLETVKEAIEANHIVEPTAVDSLHKLKDAFLNEQGWVPVYYLFDAEGKLKTRAAGEFGIGVLQTALDKMFATQGAAA
- a CDS encoding DUF4112 domain-containing protein translates to MDKIQKQVEIEEGLDNLAHYLDGLFRVPGTGWRFGLDAVIGLIPNVGDTITSFASFYILFAGVRYGVPKITLLRMAFNIGLDYVVGMVPFIGDAFDFVWRSNKQNMDLIRTRAAGQGEGTTSDYLFVFGLIGTLILILLSSIFLSFYILGWLIWTISNGF
- a CDS encoding peptidylprolyl isomerase, with the translated sequence MKNSITKLILSVTFALLASGHFAAQVPTATLIKIVRAEDSRAYGPQLEILMKSPDADVRKRTALAAGRIGNERAIAVLTGLLESDVSQEVREMAAFAIGEIESINATDAILKILDPDKRPRGTASGTIARSVEAAGKIAAANPKDERSKSLGKAIVAILDFEHNKRSAAHVGIVSLSLTAILRARPEGGADSVKNFIRFSDPRVVAVALNTLTRLRAKNANAEVRELLADHKDPTVRANAARVLGAAEDKGAFDLLLKTAISDQDLRVRVSAIRSLAALKDHQAADKLIERGNEMLIRVHGDPGPIRPGQKVDDLKPIEVPIPKNELLEIATTVGRLLANTEKPAAISFLSNLREADNFESPETEIALARVAPKAYLLLTRPDGSYQNFHIASAYGQGLAEIASLKDDMMTAKAGETLTKFVSGMATGVRPADQATMLKSMPDLTGSLAALKPDNLPEVLRGQLTNSDVFIRAAAAGAIADLPASKENIDALKAASAAAMITDKFDSDAKIAILDALTKLDKKAAVGSLLMALNDQDYVIRRKAFELLNDKELQMQSPGIAVSLAAAKSKKKDQVLPYSSVFATTLGVVMNNDADYRRALSRKNGSVKAVLTTEKGTFSIEFAPEQAPLTVDNWIHLARTGYFNGLEVHRVVPNFVMQDGDPRGDGNGGPGWSIRCEVNMLPYDRGAVGMALSGKDTGGSQWFVTHSPQPHLDGGYTVFGHVNETDMKVVDSLARGDKILTVKIIGK
- a CDS encoding OsmC family protein, translated to MAENALKATVQYAGDEFFIGTSPSGHAQAIDTKGDRHAAPTPMEMLLVSVAACTAADVISILQKKRQDVTDYNVEISGTRADDHPRKFTAFHVHHIVHGRSVSADAVERAIELSDTKYCSVAATVRPTAEITTSYEIKEV
- a CDS encoding winged helix DNA-binding domain-containing protein, which translates into the protein MRELPEEIELYRDRKWRREESLKVDTADEVETMVEDLGFCLGLTDVRKMLPSVYIAVCGRRDAHLPRNVQKDFEASRAWVLKDEVIARGKVYYGKLVKGNSMFLAKRMIPVFNAIWGCSRKGEAGILSIDAQRVLAVLRKEWEMTTGDLREECGFKDKKDLTRAMDELQRRMKIVPREVVYVPKFTYIWTPAEARFSEEMEIRMSREDAVRELARCYLQMCGLTLLGELSGKFGLSRRESGKANHELVDEGFAKRLTTGVYKLKEV